In Anomalospiza imberbis isolate Cuckoo-Finch-1a 21T00152 chromosome 10, ASM3175350v1, whole genome shotgun sequence, the following proteins share a genomic window:
- the EPHB3 gene encoding ephrin type-B receptor 3 isoform X1, whose amino-acid sequence MAAARPGAPPPPPPLLPLLLLLLLPGGRRALEETLMDTKWVTSELAWTTHPETGWEEVSGYDEAMNPIRTYQVCNVREANQNNWLRTKFIQRQDVQRVYVELKFTVRDCNSIPNIPGSCKETFNLFYYESDTDSASANSPFWMENPYIKVDTIAPDESFSKLESGRVNTKVRSFGPLSKNGFYLAFQDLGACMSLISVRAFYKKCSNTIAGFAIFPETLTGAEPTSLVIAPGTCIPNAVEVSVPLKLYCNGDGEWMVPVGACTCAAGYEPTMKDTQCQACGPGTFKSKQGEGPCSPCPPNSRTTSGAAMVCTCRNGFFRADTDPADSACTSVPSAPRNVISNVNETSLVLEWSEPQDTGGRDDLLYNVICKKCSVERRLCTRCDDNVEFVPRQLGLTERRIYISNLMAHTQYTFEIQAVNGISNKNPYPPHFASVNITTNQAAPSAVPTMHLHSSTGNSMTLSWTPPERPNGIILDYEIKYSEKQGQSDGIANTVTSQKNSVRLDGLKANARYMVQVRARTVAGYGRYSLPTEFQTTAEGGSTSKTFQELPLIVGSATAGLVFVIVVVVIAIVCFRKGMVTEHLLSSPLGRKQRNNTDPEYTEKLQQYVTPGMKVYIDPFTYEDPNEAVREFAKEIDISCVKIEEVIGAGEFGEVCRGRLKLPGRREIFVAIKTLKVGYTERQRRDFLSEASIMGQFDHPNIIHLEGVVTKSRPVMIITEFMENCALDSFLRLNDGQFTVIQLVGMMRGIAAGMKYLSEMNYVHRDLAARNILVNSNLVCKVSDFGLSRFLEDDPADPTYTSSLGGKIPIRWTAPEAIAYRKFTSASDVWSYGIVMWEVMSYGERPYWDMSNQDVINAVEQDYRLPPPMDCPTALHQLMLDCWVRDRNLRPKFAQIVNTLDKLIRNAASLKVIASVQSGISQPLLDRTVPDYTTFTTVGDWLDAIKMGRYKENFVNAGFASFDLVAQMTAEDLLRIGVTLAGHQKKILSSIQDMRLQMNQTLPVQV is encoded by the exons AGACCCTGATGGACACAAAGTGGGTGACCTCTGAGTTGGCATGGACAACTCATCCGGAGACAGGG TGGGAAGAAGTCAGTGGTTATGACGAGGCCATGAACCCTATCCGCACGTACCAGGTGTGCAACGTACGGGAGGCCAACCAGAACAACTGGCTTCGTACCAAATTCATCCAGCGCCAGGATGTCCAGCGCGTCTATGTGGAGCTGAAGTTCACTGTGCGGGACTGCAACAGCATCCCCAACATCCCTGGCTCCTGCAAAGAGACCTTCAACCTCTTCTATTATGAGTCAGATACGGATTCTGCCTCTGCAAACAGCCCTTTCTGGATGGAGAACCCCTATATCAAAGTGGATACAATTGCCCCAGATGAGAGCTTCTCCAAGCTGGAGTCTGGCCGTGTGAACACCAAGGTGCGCAGCTTTGGCCCTCTCTCCAAGAATGGTTTTTACCTTGCCTTCCAAGACCTGGGAGCCTGCATGTCCCTCATCTCTGTCCGGGCTTTCTACAAGAAATGCTCCAACACCATTGCTGGCTTTGCTATCTTCCCGGAGACTTTAACAGGGGCCGAGCCCACTTCCCTGGTCATCGCACCGGGCACCTGCATCCCCAACGCAGTGGAGGTGTCTGTGCCCCTAAAGCTGTACTGCAACGGTGACGGCGAGTGGATGGTACCCGTGGGAGCTTGTACATGTGCTGCTGGATATGAGCCCACCATGAAGGATACCCAGTGCCAAG cGTGTGGCCCCGGAACCTTCAAATCTAAGCAGGGGGAAGGTCCCtgctccccctgccctcccaATAGCCGGACCACCTCTGGAGCAGCAATGGTCTGCACTTGTCGAAACGGCTTTTTCCGGGCAGACACGGACCCCGCAGACAGCGCCTGCACCA gtgtcccctcagCCCCCCGCAATGTCATCTCCAACGTGAACGAGACGTCGCTGGTGCTGGAGTGGAGCGAGCCGCAGGACACGGGTGGGCGGGATGACCTGCTCTACAACGTCATCTGCAAGAAGTGCAGCGTGGAGCGGCGCCTGTGCACCCGCTGCGACGACAACGTGGAGTTCGTGCCGCGCCAGCTCGGCCTCACTGAGCGACGCATCTACATCAGCAACCTGATGGCCCACACCCAGTACACTTTCGAGATCCAGGCCGTGAACGGCATCTCCAACAAGAATCCCTACCCTCCCCATTTTGCCTCTGTCAACATCACCACCAACCAGGCAG CCCCATCTGCTGTACCGACGATGCacctgcacagcagcactgggaacagcaTGACGCTGTCATGGACTCCCCCAGAGAGACCCAATGGCATCATTCTGGACTATGAGATCAAGTACTCGGAGAAG CAAGGCCAGAGTGATGGCATCGCCAACACAGTCACCAGTCAGAAGAACTCAGTGCGGCTGGATGGGCTGAAGGCCAATGCTCGGTACATGGTGCAGGTCCGGGCACGCACCGTGGCAGGATATGGCCGCTACAGCCTCCCCACGGAGTTCCAGACAACTGCGGAGGGCG GTTCCACCAGCAAGACTTTCCAGGAGCTGCCTTTGATCGTGGGTTCGgccactgcagggctggtgtTCGTCATCGTGGTGGTGGTGATTGCTATCGTCTGCTTCAG GAAAGGGATGGTTACTGAACACCTCCTCTCGTCTCCTTTGGGCAGGAAGCAGCGCAACAACACCGACCCCGAGTACACGGAGAAGCTGCAGCAATATG TTACCCCTGGGATGAAGGTGTACATCGACCCCTTCACCTACGAGGACCCAAATGAAGCTGTCCGGGAATTTGCCAAAGAGATTGACATCTCCTGTGTGAAAATTGAGGAGGTCATTGGAGCAG GGGAGTTTGGTGAGGTGTGCCGTGGGCGCCTGAAGCTGCCTGGCCGCCGCGAGATCTTCGTGGCCATCAAGACACTGAAGGTGGGCTACAcggagcggcagcggcgggaCTTCCTGAGTGAGGCCAGCATCATGGGCCAGTTCGACCACCCCAACATCATCCACCTGGAGGGGGTGGTGACCAAGAGCCGCCCCGTCATGATCATCACAGAATTCATGGAGAACTGTGCGCTTGACTCCTTCCTCCGG TTGAATGATGGGCAGTTCACAGTCATCCAGCTGGTGGGAATGATGCGAGGCATTGCCGCTGGCATGAAGTACCTTTCGGAGATGAACTATGTGCATCGGGATCTGGCTGCCCGCAACATCCTGGTCAACAGCAACTTGGTCTGCAAAGTGTCTGACTTCGGGCTCTCTCGCTTTCTGGAGGATGACCCAGCTGACCCCACCTACACCAGCTCCCTG GGAGGCAAGATCCCAATCAGATGGACAGCTCCTGAGGCCATCGCCTACCGCAAATTCACTTCAGCCAGCGACGTGTGGAGCTACGGCATTGTCATGTGGGAAGTGATGTCCTACGGGGAGCGACCTTACTGGGACATGTCCAACCAGGAT GTGATCAATGCCGTGGAGCAGGATTACCGCCTGCCACCCCCCATGGACTGCCCCACTGCACTGCACCAGCTGATGCTGGACTGCTGGGTGCGGGACCGCAACCTGAGGCCCAAATTTGCACAGATTGTCAACACGCTGGACAAGCTCATCCGCAATGCTGCCAGCCTGAAGGTCATCGCCAGCGTCCAGTCTGG CATCTCCCAACCGCTCTTGGACCGCACTGTCCCGGATTACACCACCTTCACCACCGTGGGAGACTGGCTGGATGCCATCAAAATGGGACGGTACAAGGAGAACTTCGTCAATGCTGGGTTTGCCTCCTTTGATCTGGTGGCACAGATGACTGCGGA GGACCTGCTGAGGATAGGGGTGACACTAGCAGGACACCAGAAGAAGATCCTGAGCAGCATTCAGGACATGAGGCTGCAGATGAACCAGACGCTCCCAGTGCAGGTTTGA
- the EPHB3 gene encoding ephrin type-B receptor 3 isoform X2, producing the protein MAAARPGAPPPPPPLLPLLLLLLLPGGRRALEETLMDTKWVTSELAWTTHPETGWEEVSGYDEAMNPIRTYQVCNVREANQNNWLRTKFIQRQDVQRVYVELKFTVRDCNSIPNIPGSCKETFNLFYYESDTDSASANSPFWMENPYIKVDTIAPDESFSKLESGRVNTKVRSFGPLSKNGFYLAFQDLGACMSLISVRAFYKKCSNTIAGFAIFPETLTGAEPTSLVIAPGTCIPNAVEVSVPLKLYCNGDGEWMVPVGACTCAAGYEPTMKDTQCQACGPGTFKSKQGEGPCSPCPPNSRTTSGAAMVCTCRNGFFRADTDPADSACTSVPSAPRNVISNVNETSLVLEWSEPQDTGGRDDLLYNVICKKCSVERRLCTRCDDNVEFVPRQLGLTERRIYISNLMAHTQYTFEIQAVNGISNKNPYPPHFASVNITTNQAAPSAVPTMHLHSSTGNSMTLSWTPPERPNGIILDYEIKYSEKQGQSDGIANTVTSQKNSVRLDGLKANARYMVQVRARTVAGYGRYSLPTEFQTTAEGGSTSKTFQELPLIVGSATAGLVFVIVVVVIAIVCFRKQRNNTDPEYTEKLQQYVTPGMKVYIDPFTYEDPNEAVREFAKEIDISCVKIEEVIGAGEFGEVCRGRLKLPGRREIFVAIKTLKVGYTERQRRDFLSEASIMGQFDHPNIIHLEGVVTKSRPVMIITEFMENCALDSFLRLNDGQFTVIQLVGMMRGIAAGMKYLSEMNYVHRDLAARNILVNSNLVCKVSDFGLSRFLEDDPADPTYTSSLGGKIPIRWTAPEAIAYRKFTSASDVWSYGIVMWEVMSYGERPYWDMSNQDVINAVEQDYRLPPPMDCPTALHQLMLDCWVRDRNLRPKFAQIVNTLDKLIRNAASLKVIASVQSGISQPLLDRTVPDYTTFTTVGDWLDAIKMGRYKENFVNAGFASFDLVAQMTAEDLLRIGVTLAGHQKKILSSIQDMRLQMNQTLPVQV; encoded by the exons AGACCCTGATGGACACAAAGTGGGTGACCTCTGAGTTGGCATGGACAACTCATCCGGAGACAGGG TGGGAAGAAGTCAGTGGTTATGACGAGGCCATGAACCCTATCCGCACGTACCAGGTGTGCAACGTACGGGAGGCCAACCAGAACAACTGGCTTCGTACCAAATTCATCCAGCGCCAGGATGTCCAGCGCGTCTATGTGGAGCTGAAGTTCACTGTGCGGGACTGCAACAGCATCCCCAACATCCCTGGCTCCTGCAAAGAGACCTTCAACCTCTTCTATTATGAGTCAGATACGGATTCTGCCTCTGCAAACAGCCCTTTCTGGATGGAGAACCCCTATATCAAAGTGGATACAATTGCCCCAGATGAGAGCTTCTCCAAGCTGGAGTCTGGCCGTGTGAACACCAAGGTGCGCAGCTTTGGCCCTCTCTCCAAGAATGGTTTTTACCTTGCCTTCCAAGACCTGGGAGCCTGCATGTCCCTCATCTCTGTCCGGGCTTTCTACAAGAAATGCTCCAACACCATTGCTGGCTTTGCTATCTTCCCGGAGACTTTAACAGGGGCCGAGCCCACTTCCCTGGTCATCGCACCGGGCACCTGCATCCCCAACGCAGTGGAGGTGTCTGTGCCCCTAAAGCTGTACTGCAACGGTGACGGCGAGTGGATGGTACCCGTGGGAGCTTGTACATGTGCTGCTGGATATGAGCCCACCATGAAGGATACCCAGTGCCAAG cGTGTGGCCCCGGAACCTTCAAATCTAAGCAGGGGGAAGGTCCCtgctccccctgccctcccaATAGCCGGACCACCTCTGGAGCAGCAATGGTCTGCACTTGTCGAAACGGCTTTTTCCGGGCAGACACGGACCCCGCAGACAGCGCCTGCACCA gtgtcccctcagCCCCCCGCAATGTCATCTCCAACGTGAACGAGACGTCGCTGGTGCTGGAGTGGAGCGAGCCGCAGGACACGGGTGGGCGGGATGACCTGCTCTACAACGTCATCTGCAAGAAGTGCAGCGTGGAGCGGCGCCTGTGCACCCGCTGCGACGACAACGTGGAGTTCGTGCCGCGCCAGCTCGGCCTCACTGAGCGACGCATCTACATCAGCAACCTGATGGCCCACACCCAGTACACTTTCGAGATCCAGGCCGTGAACGGCATCTCCAACAAGAATCCCTACCCTCCCCATTTTGCCTCTGTCAACATCACCACCAACCAGGCAG CCCCATCTGCTGTACCGACGATGCacctgcacagcagcactgggaacagcaTGACGCTGTCATGGACTCCCCCAGAGAGACCCAATGGCATCATTCTGGACTATGAGATCAAGTACTCGGAGAAG CAAGGCCAGAGTGATGGCATCGCCAACACAGTCACCAGTCAGAAGAACTCAGTGCGGCTGGATGGGCTGAAGGCCAATGCTCGGTACATGGTGCAGGTCCGGGCACGCACCGTGGCAGGATATGGCCGCTACAGCCTCCCCACGGAGTTCCAGACAACTGCGGAGGGCG GTTCCACCAGCAAGACTTTCCAGGAGCTGCCTTTGATCGTGGGTTCGgccactgcagggctggtgtTCGTCATCGTGGTGGTGGTGATTGCTATCGTCTGCTTCAG GAAGCAGCGCAACAACACCGACCCCGAGTACACGGAGAAGCTGCAGCAATATG TTACCCCTGGGATGAAGGTGTACATCGACCCCTTCACCTACGAGGACCCAAATGAAGCTGTCCGGGAATTTGCCAAAGAGATTGACATCTCCTGTGTGAAAATTGAGGAGGTCATTGGAGCAG GGGAGTTTGGTGAGGTGTGCCGTGGGCGCCTGAAGCTGCCTGGCCGCCGCGAGATCTTCGTGGCCATCAAGACACTGAAGGTGGGCTACAcggagcggcagcggcgggaCTTCCTGAGTGAGGCCAGCATCATGGGCCAGTTCGACCACCCCAACATCATCCACCTGGAGGGGGTGGTGACCAAGAGCCGCCCCGTCATGATCATCACAGAATTCATGGAGAACTGTGCGCTTGACTCCTTCCTCCGG TTGAATGATGGGCAGTTCACAGTCATCCAGCTGGTGGGAATGATGCGAGGCATTGCCGCTGGCATGAAGTACCTTTCGGAGATGAACTATGTGCATCGGGATCTGGCTGCCCGCAACATCCTGGTCAACAGCAACTTGGTCTGCAAAGTGTCTGACTTCGGGCTCTCTCGCTTTCTGGAGGATGACCCAGCTGACCCCACCTACACCAGCTCCCTG GGAGGCAAGATCCCAATCAGATGGACAGCTCCTGAGGCCATCGCCTACCGCAAATTCACTTCAGCCAGCGACGTGTGGAGCTACGGCATTGTCATGTGGGAAGTGATGTCCTACGGGGAGCGACCTTACTGGGACATGTCCAACCAGGAT GTGATCAATGCCGTGGAGCAGGATTACCGCCTGCCACCCCCCATGGACTGCCCCACTGCACTGCACCAGCTGATGCTGGACTGCTGGGTGCGGGACCGCAACCTGAGGCCCAAATTTGCACAGATTGTCAACACGCTGGACAAGCTCATCCGCAATGCTGCCAGCCTGAAGGTCATCGCCAGCGTCCAGTCTGG CATCTCCCAACCGCTCTTGGACCGCACTGTCCCGGATTACACCACCTTCACCACCGTGGGAGACTGGCTGGATGCCATCAAAATGGGACGGTACAAGGAGAACTTCGTCAATGCTGGGTTTGCCTCCTTTGATCTGGTGGCACAGATGACTGCGGA GGACCTGCTGAGGATAGGGGTGACACTAGCAGGACACCAGAAGAAGATCCTGAGCAGCATTCAGGACATGAGGCTGCAGATGAACCAGACGCTCCCAGTGCAGGTTTGA